One Kitasatospora sp. NBC_01287 DNA window includes the following coding sequences:
- a CDS encoding DUF262 domain-containing protein, producing MGDVEVIKDISVVPEVHFLEEVLERISRGELRVPKFQRPFLWRPDQMLQLFDSMERGYPMGSLLIWETAMPLASLDTIGGRSIPPAPEGAKVAYVLDGHQRLSTLFGVLHRSADAPQSAQQEDWMWWVYRPLVRSDHGGVRYRHWKSGEAVPGNFLPMRSVLGTLDFLEYARKLSDVSDSREEADGLTMESERIARRVKNYKVSVVKMEGGTLQQAIEVFSRINSSGQKMRPDQMVSALTYEATGPETLSDKMEEIKGRVAASGFGEIPIMTIFQTVLALSGEEDVQRDTSWETMARKVQSQLTTAVEDTDRILQVVVEFLRNEVRVPLARLVPYNIQIMLLAVFFHFSDKADAEQRDVLRSWFWTTSLAGTFAGATTTQVRNSIQQMKAFAQGTSGLSFSGERARAFPARFDLRSARVRAYLLWDLQTFPERKNLDGNTANVLEKLATAHTETYRHIITQSGVPGASSPANRIVMTTPPGVSIRQALIKLAEEGRTDILDSHGVSLASIEYLKAEDYTDFILARQHEVAARERQFIESLGIESADKEVGEADIDTE from the coding sequence ATGGGAGACGTCGAGGTGATCAAGGATATCTCGGTGGTGCCGGAGGTCCATTTTTTGGAGGAGGTGCTGGAGCGGATTTCTCGGGGTGAGTTGCGGGTGCCGAAGTTCCAGCGCCCGTTCCTGTGGCGCCCTGACCAGATGCTGCAGCTCTTCGACAGTATGGAGCGCGGCTATCCGATGGGAAGCCTGCTCATCTGGGAGACCGCCATGCCACTCGCGAGCCTCGACACCATTGGTGGGCGCAGTATCCCGCCAGCACCAGAGGGAGCGAAGGTCGCTTATGTGCTGGACGGCCATCAGCGGCTCTCGACGCTCTTCGGGGTCCTCCACCGCTCGGCCGACGCCCCACAGTCCGCGCAGCAGGAGGACTGGATGTGGTGGGTCTACCGGCCGCTCGTCCGGTCGGACCACGGTGGCGTGCGCTACCGCCACTGGAAGAGCGGTGAAGCTGTGCCCGGCAACTTCCTGCCGATGAGGTCCGTGCTGGGAACCCTGGACTTCCTCGAATACGCACGGAAACTGTCCGATGTTTCTGACTCTCGGGAGGAGGCCGACGGCCTCACGATGGAGAGCGAGCGCATCGCGAGGCGAGTGAAGAACTACAAGGTCTCCGTGGTAAAGATGGAGGGCGGTACTCTCCAGCAGGCCATTGAGGTTTTCTCCAGGATCAACAGCAGCGGCCAGAAGATGCGTCCCGACCAGATGGTCTCTGCCCTGACCTACGAAGCCACTGGGCCGGAGACGCTCAGCGACAAGATGGAGGAGATCAAGGGGCGTGTCGCCGCTTCAGGATTCGGCGAGATCCCGATCATGACGATCTTCCAGACCGTCCTCGCGCTGTCCGGTGAGGAGGACGTGCAGCGGGACACCTCCTGGGAGACGATGGCCCGCAAGGTCCAGAGCCAGCTCACGACCGCGGTGGAGGACACTGACCGGATCCTGCAAGTCGTCGTCGAGTTCCTGCGGAACGAGGTCCGGGTTCCGTTGGCCCGCCTGGTTCCCTACAATATTCAGATCATGTTGCTCGCCGTCTTCTTCCACTTCTCCGACAAGGCGGACGCAGAGCAGCGGGACGTACTCCGGAGCTGGTTCTGGACCACGTCGCTGGCGGGCACCTTCGCCGGGGCCACCACCACTCAGGTCCGGAATTCCATCCAGCAGATGAAGGCATTCGCCCAGGGAACGAGCGGGCTCAGCTTCTCGGGTGAGCGGGCCCGCGCCTTCCCTGCGCGCTTCGACCTGCGCAGTGCGCGGGTGCGTGCCTACCTCCTCTGGGACCTGCAGACGTTTCCGGAGCGGAAGAACCTTGATGGCAACACCGCCAACGTGCTGGAGAAGCTGGCGACGGCACACACCGAGACCTATCGGCACATCATCACCCAGAGCGGGGTCCCGGGGGCATCCAGTCCCGCCAACCGGATCGTCATGACGACGCCGCCCGGCGTGTCGATCCGGCAAGCTCTGATCAAGCTCGCGGAGGAGGGGCGGACCGACATCCTGGACTCACACGGAGTCAGTCTCGCTTCCATCGAGTATCTCAAGGCCGAGGACTACACCGACTTTATCCTTGCGCGCCAGCACGAGGTGGCTGCACGGGAGAGGCAGTTCATCGAGAGCCTGGGCATTGAGTCTGCCGACAAGGAGGTCGGGGAGGCCGATATCGACACCGAGTGA
- a CDS encoding DUF3696 domain-containing protein, which produces MGAQVSLERFSLENYRCFRERQEVELGKITVVLGRNNAGKSAVVRALPLLSTGIRGDSPYPLDLDPIQGFTPSFTDLIHGLSPHGRIRMGASFGIEGGTILRATAEVQNIANQGIQLVSSLEISCGSEVTNLSWIPSRDAYSSEKRAYLVDGQERSVGFRGLLPDPADWPDSVGGVREVTRMIRAELDEIRYLGPFRKSPERFFRSPARASGSVGYRGERALGMLATDEMHGRGRIGREVNALLAGLLPGWRLEVTDVGSGMYVPKLRSLRDTDLVVHIDDVGTGVVQFLPIVIQRAADRVEPPAKPVIEIVEEPELHLHPSAHAAIADLYVDAVRDSQVRFLVETHSENFLLRLRRRVAERRLRAEDVKIYFVEQAEGSASLRKIEVDTLGNLDYWPRGVFAEDFEEVRALADAQANRIDDAR; this is translated from the coding sequence GTGGGGGCCCAAGTGTCGTTGGAACGGTTCTCGCTGGAGAACTACCGCTGCTTCAGAGAGCGGCAGGAGGTGGAGCTCGGAAAGATCACCGTGGTGCTGGGTCGGAACAATGCCGGCAAGAGCGCGGTCGTGCGAGCCCTCCCGCTCCTGTCCACCGGAATCCGGGGCGATTCCCCGTACCCTCTCGACTTGGATCCGATCCAGGGCTTCACTCCATCGTTCACTGATCTGATTCACGGCTTGTCACCCCATGGGCGCATTCGTATGGGGGCATCGTTCGGCATCGAGGGCGGAACGATCCTCAGGGCCACAGCCGAAGTCCAGAACATCGCCAACCAGGGAATTCAGCTGGTTTCCTCGTTGGAGATCTCCTGCGGCTCGGAGGTCACGAACCTCTCCTGGATCCCCAGCCGCGATGCTTATTCTTCGGAGAAGCGCGCGTATCTCGTCGACGGACAGGAGAGAAGCGTCGGATTTCGCGGGTTGTTGCCCGATCCGGCGGACTGGCCGGACTCCGTGGGCGGTGTCCGCGAAGTCACCAGGATGATTCGAGCAGAGCTTGACGAGATCCGGTACCTGGGTCCGTTCAGGAAAAGTCCGGAGCGCTTCTTCCGGTCCCCGGCTAGAGCGTCGGGCAGCGTCGGCTACCGGGGAGAGAGGGCGCTTGGCATGCTCGCCACGGACGAGATGCATGGGCGTGGTCGGATTGGCCGCGAGGTCAATGCCCTGCTGGCAGGACTCCTGCCCGGGTGGCGCCTCGAAGTCACCGATGTCGGCTCGGGTATGTACGTTCCCAAGTTGCGTTCCCTGCGCGACACCGATCTCGTCGTCCACATCGATGACGTGGGCACCGGTGTGGTCCAGTTCCTCCCGATCGTGATCCAGCGGGCCGCGGACCGGGTGGAGCCGCCCGCGAAACCTGTGATCGAAATTGTGGAGGAGCCCGAGCTTCACCTCCATCCGTCGGCGCACGCCGCGATTGCCGATCTGTACGTCGACGCCGTGCGCGATTCGCAGGTGCGATTCCTGGTGGAGACGCACAGCGAGAACTTCCTCCTCAGGCTGCGCCGGCGGGTTGCGGAGCGGAGACTTAGGGCGGAGGACGTGAAGATCTACTTCGTTGAACAGGCCGAGGGATCCGCTTCCTTGCGAAAGATCGAAGTAGACACCCTCGGCAACCTCGACTACTGGCCGAGGGGAGTTTTCGCGGAGGACTTCGAGGAGGTGCGGGCCCTCGCGGACGCGCAGGCGAATCGGATCGATGATGCGCGTTGA
- a CDS encoding Uma2 family endonuclease, which produces MSVDAVMHTEFPAGYVVFFGTDGKVVMTPQSFEHSSTIKSMQIDSLSLGRHAKTASDVYLDFPADENSAPDFTILREDAQRQGKRYSFEDVLLIAEVVSVSSARKDYDDCTAKYGRYGIPVYVVVDPYAAEVVIHTQPTSSGYIAAHTHKYGSGKLPIELADGRTYNLDLDELPRPEADAR; this is translated from the coding sequence ATGAGCGTCGACGCGGTCATGCACACCGAGTTCCCCGCTGGGTACGTTGTCTTCTTCGGTACCGACGGGAAGGTGGTCATGACTCCGCAGAGCTTCGAGCACTCCAGCACGATCAAGTCGATGCAGATCGACTCGCTCTCGCTCGGCCGGCACGCGAAGACCGCCTCCGACGTCTACCTGGACTTCCCAGCCGACGAGAACTCCGCCCCGGACTTCACGATCCTGCGGGAGGACGCGCAGCGCCAGGGCAAGCGCTACAGTTTCGAGGACGTGCTGCTGATCGCCGAGGTGGTGTCGGTCTCCTCCGCGCGCAAGGACTACGACGACTGCACCGCGAAGTACGGCCGCTACGGCATCCCGGTCTACGTGGTGGTGGACCCATACGCCGCAGAGGTCGTCATCCACACCCAACCCACCAGCTCCGGCTACATTGCGGCGCACACGCACAAGTACGGCTCGGGCAAGCTGCCCATCGAGCTGGCCGACGGGCGTACCTACAATCTCGACCTGGACGAACTGCCCCGGCCTGAGGCCGACGCCCGCTGA
- a CDS encoding DUF4357 domain-containing protein yields the protein MATLSIHFDPAVIARLVSASSDDTVHVTLSLGEGAVSAQAAPVIPQGPLAGLMRADLLEPGTVLTFRQRRANRSGRAVVTADGQLVVDGHSSPFPSPSKAAEAVTGNIINGWTLWRTPDGSTLDQLRQKLDAE from the coding sequence ATGGCCACGCTGAGCATCCACTTCGACCCCGCTGTCATCGCCCGACTCGTGAGTGCGAGCAGTGACGACACCGTCCACGTCACCCTGTCCCTCGGTGAAGGGGCCGTCTCCGCGCAGGCCGCTCCGGTGATTCCCCAGGGCCCTCTGGCCGGGCTGATGCGCGCCGACCTGCTCGAACCGGGGACGGTCCTCACGTTCCGTCAGCGCCGCGCCAACAGGTCGGGCCGCGCCGTCGTCACCGCCGACGGTCAGCTCGTCGTCGACGGGCACTCCTCCCCCTTTCCCTCGCCGTCGAAGGCCGCAGAGGCCGTGACCGGAAACATCATCAACGGCTGGACCCTGTGGCGGACGCCCGACGGTTCCACCTTGGATCAGCTGCGACAGAAGCTGGACGCCGAGTAG
- a CDS encoding type I restriction-modification system subunit M/S, whose translation MHSMIAEAADPAAEVAERLWRAYAPYRRGRGTSGDLDAMLAILVLAAFVEAEGRPEDDFAKRWRRASAEAAVGFSPVADLRGALQGAARRPGFPLPWSSDLDLGSGPDDAAWMTAFVAALDRGPGFGEVAVADVCELLLQRHAAEGALPGGEFYTPRGVADLLVDLADPRPGDRIMDPACGTGSMLAAAARHLAERWPVSDNSFEAYAVDRSNVRPAMLNLALHGVSMPQVELADPAALLRDGNLGRADRVLSNPPFNQRIDGWGERQFIAPAESSANFAWLQLVWSQLKEGGIAAVVMPARAAWAGGAEALIRREMVALGAVLAVIALPAHLFAGTNIAVHVWVLGRGRQSRPVHRSDSVILVDARSAGGRSSERPRVLSGEDVDRIADRFRLWLAGSGEVDEPGFSRSVTYAELIQNAGNLDPRTYLRKEGGPSLAADLSAMLADFERRNRETSELGAELAQVAGAQDQLAQDGIRCQNLLLKDVVSGRSTVGGRPVRLLAGPSGSLVRAQDYVEAGGVPVVMPKDISDIGFIEDGIKYISEQHAERLDRFRLNRGDIVVARRGDLGRCAVVGEEEQGWVCGTGCFVISPPDAVDSHYLAAFLRSPGAREWLDTHSTGSLALRTISLEVLGMLPVALPDLGAQRSIGEAMARFDAHERRLLEQLAMTRDIRSKALNSFLAR comes from the coding sequence ATGCATTCGATGATCGCAGAAGCGGCAGACCCGGCAGCAGAGGTTGCCGAGCGGTTGTGGCGGGCGTACGCGCCGTACCGGCGTGGCCGCGGTACGTCCGGTGACCTCGACGCGATGCTGGCGATCCTGGTGCTGGCCGCCTTTGTGGAGGCGGAAGGCCGACCCGAGGATGATTTCGCGAAGCGGTGGAGGCGCGCCTCGGCGGAGGCCGCCGTCGGTTTCTCCCCGGTGGCCGACCTGCGGGGGGCTTTGCAGGGGGCGGCCCGGCGACCGGGTTTTCCGCTGCCCTGGTCGTCGGACCTCGACCTCGGGAGCGGACCGGACGATGCCGCCTGGATGACGGCCTTCGTCGCGGCGCTGGACCGGGGCCCCGGCTTCGGAGAGGTCGCGGTGGCCGACGTCTGTGAGCTGCTGCTCCAACGGCACGCGGCGGAAGGGGCGTTGCCGGGAGGGGAGTTCTACACGCCACGCGGGGTCGCTGATCTGCTCGTGGATCTGGCTGACCCTCGTCCGGGAGACCGGATCATGGATCCGGCCTGTGGTACCGGCAGCATGCTCGCGGCTGCTGCTCGGCACTTGGCCGAGCGGTGGCCGGTCAGCGACAACTCGTTCGAGGCGTACGCGGTGGACCGGAGCAATGTGCGCCCGGCGATGTTGAACCTGGCCTTGCACGGGGTGAGCATGCCGCAGGTGGAACTGGCGGATCCCGCGGCGTTGTTGCGGGACGGGAACCTGGGCCGTGCCGACCGGGTGCTGAGCAACCCGCCGTTCAATCAGCGGATCGACGGGTGGGGAGAGCGGCAGTTCATCGCGCCAGCGGAGTCGAGTGCCAACTTCGCCTGGTTGCAGCTTGTCTGGTCCCAGCTCAAGGAAGGCGGGATCGCGGCGGTCGTGATGCCTGCGCGGGCGGCTTGGGCGGGAGGAGCGGAGGCGCTGATCCGCCGCGAGATGGTCGCCCTGGGCGCGGTTCTCGCGGTGATCGCCCTGCCGGCGCACCTCTTCGCGGGTACCAACATCGCGGTGCACGTCTGGGTACTCGGCCGAGGCCGTCAGTCCCGTCCGGTGCACCGAAGCGACTCCGTGATCCTCGTCGATGCGCGCAGTGCGGGGGGTCGGTCGTCGGAGCGGCCCCGCGTGCTGTCGGGCGAGGACGTCGACCGCATCGCAGATCGCTTCCGACTCTGGCTCGCAGGCTCGGGGGAGGTGGACGAGCCGGGTTTCTCCCGATCGGTCACCTACGCCGAACTCATCCAGAACGCAGGCAACTTGGATCCGCGGACCTACCTCCGGAAGGAGGGCGGGCCGAGCCTGGCCGCAGACCTGAGCGCCATGCTGGCCGATTTCGAGCGGCGCAACCGCGAGACATCGGAGCTCGGAGCGGAACTGGCGCAGGTCGCCGGCGCACAGGATCAGCTGGCGCAGGACGGCATCCGATGCCAGAACCTGCTGCTGAAGGACGTGGTGAGTGGCCGGTCGACGGTCGGCGGCCGCCCCGTGCGGCTGCTCGCAGGGCCTTCGGGAAGCCTGGTCCGGGCCCAGGACTACGTGGAGGCCGGAGGGGTGCCCGTTGTGATGCCGAAGGATATCTCGGACATCGGCTTCATCGAGGACGGCATCAAGTACATCTCCGAGCAGCATGCCGAACGACTTGACCGCTTTCGGTTGAATCGCGGGGACATCGTGGTCGCCCGCCGGGGTGATCTCGGGCGATGCGCCGTGGTCGGAGAAGAAGAGCAGGGCTGGGTCTGCGGCACCGGCTGTTTCGTGATCAGTCCTCCTGATGCCGTTGACTCCCACTACTTGGCGGCATTCCTGCGCAGCCCCGGAGCCCGGGAGTGGCTCGACACCCATTCGACCGGGAGCCTGGCTCTGCGGACCATCTCGCTCGAGGTGCTCGGGATGCTGCCCGTCGCCCTTCCCGATCTCGGCGCCCAGCGGTCCATCGGCGAAGCCATGGCGAGATTCGACGCCCACGAGAGGCGGTTGCTGGAGCAACTGGCGATGACGCGGGACATCCGCAGCAAGGCGCTGAACAGCTTCCTGGCGCGATGA
- a CDS encoding type II toxin-antitoxin system VapC family toxin translates to MKEQPARSLVLDSEALSLLLRNDRGMAARIEASRQVGVPVLVSALTIVEAAQGKTDLARLKWVLSRLRVEPVSQEDSLTAVALLRDAGGLHGHKYAIDALVAALALRVAGPVIVLTSDRDDWSKLCGGRVIIREV, encoded by the coding sequence GTGAAGGAGCAGCCGGCCCGCTCGCTGGTGCTGGACTCCGAGGCGCTCTCCCTGCTCCTGCGCAACGACCGTGGGATGGCGGCTCGCATCGAGGCGTCCCGGCAGGTCGGAGTGCCCGTCCTCGTGTCTGCGCTGACCATCGTTGAAGCAGCGCAGGGGAAGACCGATCTGGCGCGCTTGAAGTGGGTGCTATCCCGGCTGCGGGTGGAACCGGTCAGCCAGGAGGATTCCCTGACCGCAGTGGCGCTGCTTCGAGACGCAGGCGGGTTGCACGGGCACAAGTACGCGATCGACGCTCTCGTCGCCGCGCTCGCGCTCCGAGTCGCGGGCCCCGTGATCGTCCTGACCTCCGACCGCGACGACTGGTCGAAGCTCTGCGGAGGCCGCGTGATCATCAGAGAGGTGTGA
- a CDS encoding IS5 family transposase: MPNQFSTPGAGESTALTPGCDCYVHLYGAIGEGHRAPRYDSDMTDAEWAVIRGAMPMPAWLEGKGGRPEAHCHRGVIDAVRYLVDNGVKWRNLPADYPFWRAVYDFFRRWRRHGYIRELYQRLRRTERKKQGKATEPSAGIIDSQSVDGSETCPATSRGFDGGKLRDGRKRHVLTDTGGLLLEVTVTAANVHDSKAAPELLEAFMAEPGRLLELVWTDSAYQGQELADAFAAHGVRVEVVKRTDGTKGFRVLARRWVVERTLGWLSRSRRLNRDHERRDDHHVQMVWWAASITLGRRMARQRLHWPEFRPHRLPAPGPARG; the protein is encoded by the coding sequence TTGCCCAACCAGTTCAGCACTCCCGGTGCCGGCGAGTCCACTGCGCTCACTCCGGGGTGTGACTGCTACGTGCACCTGTACGGGGCGATCGGGGAGGGGCACCGCGCGCCGCGCTACGACAGCGACATGACGGACGCCGAATGGGCGGTGATCCGCGGCGCGATGCCGATGCCCGCCTGGCTGGAGGGGAAGGGCGGACGCCCTGAGGCGCACTGCCACCGGGGGGTGATCGACGCGGTGCGCTATCTGGTCGACAATGGCGTCAAGTGGCGCAATCTGCCTGCGGACTACCCCTTCTGGCGGGCGGTGTACGACTTCTTCCGCCGCTGGCGCCGCCACGGCTACATCCGCGAGCTCTACCAGCGCTTGCGCCGCACCGAGCGCAAGAAGCAGGGCAAGGCGACGGAGCCGAGCGCGGGCATCATCGACTCTCAGTCCGTGGACGGCTCGGAGACCTGTCCGGCCACCTCACGCGGCTTCGACGGCGGCAAGCTGCGCGACGGGCGCAAGCGCCACGTCCTGACCGACACCGGCGGACTGCTGCTGGAGGTCACCGTCACCGCGGCCAACGTGCACGACTCCAAGGCCGCCCCGGAGTTGCTCGAGGCATTCATGGCCGAGCCCGGACGGCTGCTCGAACTCGTGTGGACGGACTCCGCCTACCAGGGCCAGGAACTGGCCGACGCCTTCGCCGCGCACGGGGTGAGAGTGGAGGTGGTCAAGCGCACCGACGGAACCAAGGGGTTCAGGGTACTGGCGCGCAGGTGGGTGGTGGAGCGCACGCTCGGCTGGCTCTCGCGCTCGCGGCGCCTGAACCGCGACCACGAGCGCCGCGACGACCACCACGTGCAGATGGTGTGGTGGGCCGCCTCGATCACCCTCGGCCGGCGGATGGCCCGCCAGCGCCTGCACTGGCCCGAGTTCCGCCCGCACCGGCTCCCCGCGCCGGGCCCGGCGCGGGGATGA
- a CDS encoding helix-turn-helix transcriptional regulator: MKDEESGNRLGSYLRARRELVSPVQAGLPSGGNRRVPGLRREEVALLAGISADYYLRLERGRDKNPSPQVLESLARVLHLDHIERTYLLGLVAARPRTPRRRRPEQVPARVHQFLAHLQIPAFVEGRAFDVLASNPMAVALSPRLRPGENRLRSLLLDPDEQAFQQDWTKAAAGFIATLRTTIGDDTDNPRFVELVGELALSSQRFRTLWARHDVRNLDGGTTTVNHPVVGELRLHRDKLPVDDVILVVYYPDKDSDSDEKLQLLAALSHTEPIDTARSRPADTRHPKTP, from the coding sequence ATGAAGGATGAGGAATCCGGCAACCGGCTCGGCAGCTACCTCCGCGCCCGGCGTGAGCTGGTCTCCCCGGTGCAGGCGGGGCTCCCGTCCGGCGGCAACCGCCGCGTCCCGGGCCTGCGCCGTGAGGAAGTCGCCCTGCTCGCCGGAATCAGCGCCGATTACTATCTGCGCCTGGAACGGGGCCGCGACAAGAATCCTTCTCCTCAGGTCCTCGAATCACTCGCGCGTGTCCTGCACCTCGACCACATCGAGCGGACGTATCTGCTCGGCCTCGTGGCAGCCCGCCCACGGACGCCGCGTCGCAGGCGACCCGAGCAGGTACCGGCACGGGTGCACCAGTTCCTTGCCCACCTTCAGATACCCGCGTTCGTCGAGGGACGCGCCTTCGACGTCCTGGCCTCCAACCCGATGGCCGTCGCGCTCTCCCCGCGACTGCGGCCCGGTGAGAACCGGCTCCGTTCCCTTCTCCTCGACCCCGATGAACAAGCCTTCCAGCAGGACTGGACGAAAGCCGCAGCCGGCTTCATCGCCACCCTTCGCACCACCATCGGGGACGACACCGACAATCCCCGGTTCGTCGAACTCGTCGGAGAACTCGCACTGTCCAGCCAGCGGTTCCGCACCCTGTGGGCCCGACACGACGTCCGCAACCTCGACGGAGGCACCACCACCGTCAACCACCCAGTCGTCGGTGAACTACGGCTCCACCGCGACAAACTCCCCGTAGACGACGTCATCCTGGTCGTCTACTACCCAGACAAGGACAGCGACAGCGACGAGAAACTGCAACTCCTCGCCGCACTCTCACACACCGAACCAATCGACACAGCACGCAGCAGGCCGGCAGACACCAGGCACCCGAAGACACCCTGA
- a CDS encoding SDR family oxidoreductase encodes MDLSNRTVLVVGGTSGIGRELARRFAAAGSTVALGGRRPEALSELAQEGFGTFGIDVTDSVSVARARDAVLAQYPALDTVVTMSGVMLLEDLRDSAHFEAARTTIDTNLVGTIRVIDAFTPHLVERGAGTFITVTSGIAFLPFPPMPTYAASKAAVHAYSEALRAQLDGTGVSVVELVPPAVATAGQEKVNPLALPLDDFGAEVMQLLSQDPTPEEILVDRVLMHRWAERDGTYDDLVAQRSQALTMLPSRQG; translated from the coding sequence GTGGATCTCTCCAACCGCACCGTTCTCGTCGTCGGCGGGACCTCGGGCATCGGGCGAGAACTGGCCCGCCGGTTCGCCGCAGCGGGCAGCACCGTGGCTCTTGGCGGCCGTCGCCCGGAGGCACTCTCGGAACTCGCCCAGGAAGGCTTCGGCACTTTCGGCATCGACGTCACCGACAGTGTCTCCGTCGCACGTGCCCGCGACGCCGTGCTCGCCCAGTACCCCGCACTGGACACCGTGGTGACCATGTCGGGCGTCATGCTCCTGGAGGACCTGCGCGACTCTGCGCACTTCGAGGCGGCACGGACGACGATCGACACCAACCTTGTCGGCACCATCCGCGTCATCGACGCCTTCACCCCGCACCTGGTTGAACGCGGCGCCGGCACCTTCATCACCGTCACCTCCGGCATCGCCTTCCTGCCGTTCCCGCCCATGCCCACCTACGCCGCCTCGAAAGCTGCGGTGCACGCCTACTCCGAGGCACTGCGCGCACAGCTCGACGGCACCGGCGTCAGCGTCGTCGAGCTCGTCCCCCCGGCCGTCGCCACGGCAGGACAGGAGAAGGTGAACCCGCTTGCACTGCCGCTCGACGACTTCGGAGCCGAGGTCATGCAGTTGCTCTCGCAGGACCCCACCCCTGAGGAGATCCTGGTCGACCGGGTCCTCATGCACCGCTGGGCTGAGCGCGACGGCACCTACGACGACCTCGTCGCACAGCGTTCCCAGGCCCTGACCATGCTCCCCAGCCGCCAAGGCTGA
- a CDS encoding response regulator transcription factor encodes MSISVLVADDQAMIRTSLRLILEDEPDITVVAEARDGAEAVALARQLRPDVCLIDIRMPRLDGIDVTRALAGPGIADPLRVVIVTTFGLDEYVYGALQAGALGFVLKDGDPTLFTAAVRAAGVGDALISPSITRRLLRNLAPATASPGLQPNPPLTDRETDVVRAVARGRTNQEIAAALFISVSTVKGHLTAVQNKLGARNRSEITAWAWESHLMPGSADQRSGSR; translated from the coding sequence GTGAGCATCAGCGTGCTGGTCGCCGACGACCAGGCCATGATCCGCACCAGCCTGCGCCTCATCCTGGAGGACGAGCCCGACATCACCGTCGTCGCGGAAGCACGCGACGGTGCCGAGGCCGTCGCCCTCGCCCGCCAACTGCGGCCCGACGTCTGCCTCATCGACATCCGCATGCCCCGCCTCGACGGCATCGACGTCACCCGCGCACTCGCCGGCCCGGGCATCGCCGACCCGCTCCGGGTCGTCATCGTCACCACCTTCGGACTCGACGAATACGTCTACGGCGCCCTCCAGGCCGGAGCCCTCGGATTCGTCCTCAAGGACGGCGACCCCACCCTGTTCACCGCCGCCGTGCGGGCCGCCGGCGTCGGGGACGCCCTCATCTCCCCGTCGATCACCAGGCGCTTGCTCCGCAACCTCGCCCCCGCCACAGCCTCCCCCGGCCTCCAGCCCAACCCCCCGCTCACCGACCGGGAAACCGACGTCGTCCGCGCCGTCGCCCGGGGCCGCACCAACCAGGAGATCGCCGCCGCCCTCTTCATCTCCGTCAGCACCGTGAAGGGCCACCTCACCGCGGTCCAGAACAAACTCGGAGCCCGCAACCGCAGCGAGATCACCGCCTGGGCCTGGGAATCCCACCTCATGCCGGGCAGCGCGGATCAACGGAGCGGCAGCCGATAG